The following proteins come from a genomic window of Melospiza georgiana isolate bMelGeo1 chromosome 3, bMelGeo1.pri, whole genome shotgun sequence:
- the ZNF451 gene encoding E3 SUMO-protein ligase ZNF451 isoform X1 has protein sequence MESRNSNSLHKSKSPASGSEDEIEFIGEGPLRPVLECIDLISSEDEEPNSSSYFHSNSKRKDHIDYQKERVASTLDRLARHVEVEKQQKEEKNKAFKEKVDSQYAHGLQELEFIREHSDTEAARLCVDQWLKMPGLKPGSVNGGRRDNFRRTGQTRVNSRPKCCPVMHCNRQFDNVHLLLGHLQRFDHSPCDPTVTLHGPPHNAFACVICCERFATSQQYSDHLVSKLNENDGHKKGIPPQHIQCFACPKCFLLFTKRDECWQHMSQQKHIIQVPEQSDAVKSGDPLPFPSFAKNLLISLCKEVSFQVKCMSCFKILRSHMELTAHFRTRCYNSGPMALSKKSISQVAEIFKMKGHCENCDELFAEKNQMTQHKQTTQHNIRVFTTLEESILMFCHVNGKHKSQSHLAHIVERSRPLLKRHLSPDESSSETGSSPSKRRSNSEGKSEDKVANQSQGTASKVKAWFCECLQKFFTEESVEKHILSANRICHKCAVCGKLAENSSIIRLHMSRFHGGAHLTNFLLWCRACSVDLREEDIMRHVTEFHGGHSYYYEQEAVEDEPMPSASDAVSISAGGDKDCISGPVELSPESGPVVGKWQCCICEEMFESEESVQQHCRSLESHAFHRYSCGICKNHFRKVGTLQRHFQEHHNQEMQIKYFCGLCGNLFFNTEEEFLIHYKTLHSVDYTFVPEQMELSIKKDEDFLPVEQGERLTCGCRTTYISKINRRNDHESCQKAMLQKGNLWFRCCLCSATAQNIADMNSHLKSHKSVNSKGEMYVVRCAACNKNFDDLQSAHQHYHMKHCFLQKPDLSSLAAESEDTVFKFSASGACVVRKTNRQQFQASPSKTQDSQQFSSLQGPIEGKKIKNEDLEHSEELSENGELPDLDYLSTMTHIVLVDLDNWGSFFTQLPANLNQGTFIWGFQGGYSNWKPPVHCKIYNYLKRIGCFFLHPRCSTRREAADFALCVHAGRLDEHLPKQIPFTVLSGDKSFLELENQFKMTQRSARILNPHHIEGDLMCALLNSISDTTKGSDSEEDEDMKETLKRSLEETKKGEELQDTELQDAELQEAIKRSLEEM, from the exons ATGGAGTCTCGTAACTCTAACAGCCTTCACAAGAGTAAATCACCAGCTTCTGGAAGTGAAGATGAGATTGAGTTCATTGGA GAAGGACCTTTAAGGCCTGTCCTTGAATGCATTGATCTCATCAGCAGTGAGGATGAAGAACCTAATAGCAGTTCTTATTTTCAT AGCAATTCCAAGCGTAAGGATCACATTGACTACCAGAAGGAACGAGTTGCATCAACCCTGGATCGCCTGGCACGCCATGTTGAAGTagagaaacagcaaaaagaagagaaaaacaaagcctTTAAG GAGAAAGTTGATTCCCAATATGCCCATGGGTTGCAAGAACTAGAATTTATTCGGGAACACAGTGATACAGAAGCTGCAAGGTTATGTGTAGACCAGTGGTTAAAAATGCCAG GTCTGAAACCAGGCTCTGTTAATGGTGGAAGAAGGGACAATTTTAGGAGGACAGGTCAGACTCGAGTCAACAGCAGACCCAAATGTTGTCCTGTGATGCATTGCAACAGACAGTTTGATAATGTACATCTTCTTCTGGGTCACCTTCAGAG gTTTGATCATTCTCCTTGTGACCCAACAGTCACATTACATGGACCCCCACATAATGCTTTTGCCTGTGTGATATGCTGTGAAAGATTTGCAACCTCTCAGCAGTACAGTGATCATCTTGTATCTAAG ctAAATGAAAATGATGGCCATAAAAAAGGTATTCCTCCACAGCATATTCAGTGCTTTGCATGCCCAAAGTGCTTCCTCCTTTTCACCAAAAGAGATGAATGTTGGCAGCATATGTCGCAACAGAAACACATCATCCAGGTTCCTGAACAGAGTG ATGCAGTGAAGTCTGGTGATCCACTCCCTTTTCCATCCTTTGCAAAGAACCTTTTGATATCTCTGTGTAAAGAGGTCTCCTTCCAAGTGAAATGTATGTCCTGCTTCAAGATACTGCGCTCACATATGGAATTAACAGCTCACTTCAG AACACGTTGTTATAATTCTGGGCCCATGGCACTGTCAAAGAAAAGCATCTCCCAAGTTGCAgagatatttaaaatgaaaggtCACTGTGAGAACTGTGATGAACTGTTTGCTGAAAAGAATCAGATGACCCAACACAAACAAACCACTCAACATAACATTAGAGTTTTTACTACACTGGAAGAATCAATCTTGATGTTCTGCCATGTCAATGGAAAACATAAAAGTCAGTCTCATTTGGCCCACATTGTGGAACGGTCAAGACCACTGCTGAAAAGACACTTGAGTCCAGATGAGTCCTCCAGTGAAACAGGGTCTAGTCCTTCAAAACGGAGGAGTAATTCAGAAGGTAAAAGTGAGGATAAAGTTGCAAACCAAAGTCAAGGTACTGCTTCCAAAGTAAAAGCCTGGTTTTGTGAATGCCTtcaaaagttttttacagaagaGTCAGtagaaaagcacattttatcAGCAAATAGGATTTGTCACAAGTGTGCAGTGTGTGGAAAACTGGCTGAAAATTCAAGCATTATCCGCCTGCATATGAGTCGATTCCATGGAGGAGCACACTTGACTAATTTTCTTCTCTGGTGCAGAGCATGCTCTGTAGATCTTAGAGAAGAGGATATTATGAGACATGTAACTGAATTTCATGGTGGGCATAGTTACTACTATGAGCAAGAAGCTGTAGAAGATGAACCTATGCCATCTGCTTCTGATGCAGTGAGCATTTCTGCAGGTGGAGATAAAGACTGCATTTCTGGCCCTGTGGAACTGTCCCCTGAAAGTGGTCCTGTTGTGGGAAAATGGCAGTGCTGCATTTGTGAGGAGATGTTTGAGTCTGAAGAGAGTGTTCAACAACACTGCAGGTCCTTAGAAAGCCATGCATTTCACAGGTACTCATGTGGCATATGTAAAAATCATTTTCGGAAAGTAGGGACTCTACAGCGGCACTTCCAAGAGCATCATAATCAGGAGATgcagattaaatatttctgtggcCTTTGTGGTAATCTCTTCTTCAACACAGAGGAAGAATTTCTAATCCATTACAAGACGCTTCATAGCGTGGACTATACATTTGTGCCTGAGCAGATGGAGCTGTCAATAAAAAAGGATGAGGACTTCCTCCCAGTGGAACAAGGAGAGCGCTTAACCTGCGGTTGCCGGACCACTTACATCTCCAAAATAAACAGGAGGAACGATCATGAGAGTTGTCAGAAAGCCATGCTGCAGAAGGGAAACTTATGGTTtcgctgctgcctgtgctctgccacGGCACAGAATATTGCTGATATGAACAGTCACCTCAAGAGCCACAAGTCAGTAAACTCTAAGGGAGAGATGTATGTTGTTAGATGTGCTGCGTGCAACAAGAACTTTGATGATCTCCAAAGCGCGCATCAGCACTATCACATGAAACACTGCTTCTTGCAGAAACCTGATCTATCAAGTCTTGCAGCAGAATCAGAAGACACAGTATTCAAGTTTTCAGCAAGTGGGGCTTGTGTGGTCAGAAAAACTAACAGGCAGCAATTTCAAGCATCTCCATCCAAAACTCAGGACAGTCAAcagttttcttctctgcagGGCCCAAtagagggaaagaaaattaaaaatgaggACTTAGAACATTCTGAAGAACTTAGTGAAA ATGGTGAACTTCCTGATCTTGACTATCTGAGTACCATGACTCACATTGTGTTGGTGGATCTGGACAACTGGGGAAGTTTTTTCACACAGCTGCCAGCTAACCTCAACCAAGGGACATTTATCTGGGGTTTTCAAg GAGGATACAGCAACTGGAAGCCTCCAGTGCATTGCAAAATTTACAATTATCTTAAGAGGATTGGATGTTTCTTTCTTCATCCACGTTGCAGTACcagaagagaagcagcagacTTTGCTCTCTGTGTTCAT GCTGGTCGTCTGGATGAGCACCTGCCCAAGCAAATTCCTTTCACTGTTCTTTCTGGAGACAAAAGTTTCCTGGAACTGGAAAACCAATTCAAAATGACCCAGCGGTCAGCTCGCATCCTCAATCCTCACCACATTGAAGGGGACTTGATGTGTGCCTTGCTAAACAGCATTTCAGATACAACAAAAG GTTCAGATAGTGAAGAGGATGAAGATATGAAAGAAACACTGAAGCGGAGCTtagaagaaacaaagaaaggagaag AACTGCAAGACACAGAACTGCAAGATGCAGAACTGCAAGAAGCTATCAAAAGGAGCCTTGAGGAAATGTAA
- the ZNF451 gene encoding E3 SUMO-protein ligase ZNF451 isoform X2, with product MESRNSNSLHKSKSPASGSEDEIEFIGEGPLRPVLECIDLISSEDEEPNSSSYFHSNSKRKDHIDYQKERVASTLDRLARHVEVEKQQKEEKNKAFKEKVDSQYAHGLQELEFIREHSDTEAARLCVDQWLKMPGLKPGSVNGGRRDNFRRTGQTRVNSRPKCCPVMHCNRQFDNVHLLLGHLQRFDHSPCDPTVTLHGPPHNAFACVICCERFATSQQYSDHLVSKLNENDGHKKGIPPQHIQCFACPKCFLLFTKRDECWQHMSQQKHIIQVPEQSDAVKSGDPLPFPSFAKNLLISLCKEVSFQVKCMSCFKILRSHMELTAHFRTRCYNSGPMALSKKSISQVAEIFKMKGHCENCDELFAEKNQMTQHKQTTQHNIRVFTTLEESILMFCHVNGKHKSQSHLAHIVERSRPLLKRHLSPDESSSETGSSPSKRRSNSEGKSEDKVANQSQGTASKVKAWFCECLQKFFTEESVEKHILSANRICHKCAVCGKLAENSSIIRLHMSRFHGGAHLTNFLLWCRACSVDLREEDIMRHVTEFHGGHSYYYEQEAVEDEPMPSASDAVSISAGGDKDCISGPVELSPESGPVVGKWQCCICEEMFESEESVQQHCRSLESHAFHRYSCGICKNHFRKVGTLQRHFQEHHNQEMQIKYFCGLCGNLFFNTEEEFLIHYKTLHSVDYTFVPEQMELSIKKDEDFLPVEQGERLTCGCRTTYISKINRRNDHESCQKAMLQKGNLWFRCCLCSATAQNIADMNSHLKSHKSVNSKGEMYVVRCAACNKNFDDLQSAHQHYHMKHCFLQKPDLSSLAAESEDTVFKFSASGACVVRKTNRQQFQASPSKTQDSQQFSSLQGPIEGKKIKNEDLEHSEELSENGELPDLDYLSTMTHIVLVDLDNWGSFFTQLPANLNQGTFIWGFQGWSSG from the exons ATGGAGTCTCGTAACTCTAACAGCCTTCACAAGAGTAAATCACCAGCTTCTGGAAGTGAAGATGAGATTGAGTTCATTGGA GAAGGACCTTTAAGGCCTGTCCTTGAATGCATTGATCTCATCAGCAGTGAGGATGAAGAACCTAATAGCAGTTCTTATTTTCAT AGCAATTCCAAGCGTAAGGATCACATTGACTACCAGAAGGAACGAGTTGCATCAACCCTGGATCGCCTGGCACGCCATGTTGAAGTagagaaacagcaaaaagaagagaaaaacaaagcctTTAAG GAGAAAGTTGATTCCCAATATGCCCATGGGTTGCAAGAACTAGAATTTATTCGGGAACACAGTGATACAGAAGCTGCAAGGTTATGTGTAGACCAGTGGTTAAAAATGCCAG GTCTGAAACCAGGCTCTGTTAATGGTGGAAGAAGGGACAATTTTAGGAGGACAGGTCAGACTCGAGTCAACAGCAGACCCAAATGTTGTCCTGTGATGCATTGCAACAGACAGTTTGATAATGTACATCTTCTTCTGGGTCACCTTCAGAG gTTTGATCATTCTCCTTGTGACCCAACAGTCACATTACATGGACCCCCACATAATGCTTTTGCCTGTGTGATATGCTGTGAAAGATTTGCAACCTCTCAGCAGTACAGTGATCATCTTGTATCTAAG ctAAATGAAAATGATGGCCATAAAAAAGGTATTCCTCCACAGCATATTCAGTGCTTTGCATGCCCAAAGTGCTTCCTCCTTTTCACCAAAAGAGATGAATGTTGGCAGCATATGTCGCAACAGAAACACATCATCCAGGTTCCTGAACAGAGTG ATGCAGTGAAGTCTGGTGATCCACTCCCTTTTCCATCCTTTGCAAAGAACCTTTTGATATCTCTGTGTAAAGAGGTCTCCTTCCAAGTGAAATGTATGTCCTGCTTCAAGATACTGCGCTCACATATGGAATTAACAGCTCACTTCAG AACACGTTGTTATAATTCTGGGCCCATGGCACTGTCAAAGAAAAGCATCTCCCAAGTTGCAgagatatttaaaatgaaaggtCACTGTGAGAACTGTGATGAACTGTTTGCTGAAAAGAATCAGATGACCCAACACAAACAAACCACTCAACATAACATTAGAGTTTTTACTACACTGGAAGAATCAATCTTGATGTTCTGCCATGTCAATGGAAAACATAAAAGTCAGTCTCATTTGGCCCACATTGTGGAACGGTCAAGACCACTGCTGAAAAGACACTTGAGTCCAGATGAGTCCTCCAGTGAAACAGGGTCTAGTCCTTCAAAACGGAGGAGTAATTCAGAAGGTAAAAGTGAGGATAAAGTTGCAAACCAAAGTCAAGGTACTGCTTCCAAAGTAAAAGCCTGGTTTTGTGAATGCCTtcaaaagttttttacagaagaGTCAGtagaaaagcacattttatcAGCAAATAGGATTTGTCACAAGTGTGCAGTGTGTGGAAAACTGGCTGAAAATTCAAGCATTATCCGCCTGCATATGAGTCGATTCCATGGAGGAGCACACTTGACTAATTTTCTTCTCTGGTGCAGAGCATGCTCTGTAGATCTTAGAGAAGAGGATATTATGAGACATGTAACTGAATTTCATGGTGGGCATAGTTACTACTATGAGCAAGAAGCTGTAGAAGATGAACCTATGCCATCTGCTTCTGATGCAGTGAGCATTTCTGCAGGTGGAGATAAAGACTGCATTTCTGGCCCTGTGGAACTGTCCCCTGAAAGTGGTCCTGTTGTGGGAAAATGGCAGTGCTGCATTTGTGAGGAGATGTTTGAGTCTGAAGAGAGTGTTCAACAACACTGCAGGTCCTTAGAAAGCCATGCATTTCACAGGTACTCATGTGGCATATGTAAAAATCATTTTCGGAAAGTAGGGACTCTACAGCGGCACTTCCAAGAGCATCATAATCAGGAGATgcagattaaatatttctgtggcCTTTGTGGTAATCTCTTCTTCAACACAGAGGAAGAATTTCTAATCCATTACAAGACGCTTCATAGCGTGGACTATACATTTGTGCCTGAGCAGATGGAGCTGTCAATAAAAAAGGATGAGGACTTCCTCCCAGTGGAACAAGGAGAGCGCTTAACCTGCGGTTGCCGGACCACTTACATCTCCAAAATAAACAGGAGGAACGATCATGAGAGTTGTCAGAAAGCCATGCTGCAGAAGGGAAACTTATGGTTtcgctgctgcctgtgctctgccacGGCACAGAATATTGCTGATATGAACAGTCACCTCAAGAGCCACAAGTCAGTAAACTCTAAGGGAGAGATGTATGTTGTTAGATGTGCTGCGTGCAACAAGAACTTTGATGATCTCCAAAGCGCGCATCAGCACTATCACATGAAACACTGCTTCTTGCAGAAACCTGATCTATCAAGTCTTGCAGCAGAATCAGAAGACACAGTATTCAAGTTTTCAGCAAGTGGGGCTTGTGTGGTCAGAAAAACTAACAGGCAGCAATTTCAAGCATCTCCATCCAAAACTCAGGACAGTCAAcagttttcttctctgcagGGCCCAAtagagggaaagaaaattaaaaatgaggACTTAGAACATTCTGAAGAACTTAGTGAAA ATGGTGAACTTCCTGATCTTGACTATCTGAGTACCATGACTCACATTGTGTTGGTGGATCTGGACAACTGGGGAAGTTTTTTCACACAGCTGCCAGCTAACCTCAACCAAGGGACATTTATCTGGGGTTTTCAAg GCTGGTCGTCTGGATGA